From the genome of Streptococcus lutetiensis, one region includes:
- a CDS encoding replication-associated recombination protein A — MPNNLALRMRPKNIDQVIGQKHLVGEGKIIRRMVEANMLSSMILYGPPGIGKTSIASAIAGTTKYAFRTFNATTDSKKRLQEIAEEAKFSGGLVLLLDEIHRLDKTKQDFLLPLLENGNIIMIGATTENPFFSVTPAIRSRVQIFELEPLSTDDIKQALQTALSDKERGFEFGVDIDADALDFIATATNGDLRSAFNSLDLAVMSTKADDKGIRHINLDTVENSLQRSYITMDKNGDGHYDVLSALQKSIRGSDVNASLHYAARLIEAGDLPSLARRLTVIAYEDIGLANPDAQIHTVTALDAAQKIGFPEARILIANVVIDLALSPKSNSAYTAIDEAITDLHKNGSLPIPRHLRDGHYAGSKELGNAQDYKYPHNYPEKWVKQQYLPDKLVEKNYFDANQTGKYERALGANKERIDELSK, encoded by the coding sequence ATGCCAAATAATCTCGCTTTGCGAATGCGCCCTAAGAATATTGACCAAGTGATTGGCCAGAAACATCTAGTCGGTGAAGGAAAAATCATTCGCCGTATGGTGGAGGCCAATATGCTGTCATCAATGATTCTCTACGGTCCTCCTGGTATCGGGAAGACCTCAATCGCTAGCGCTATCGCAGGAACAACCAAATACGCTTTTCGGACGTTCAACGCTACAACAGACAGTAAAAAGCGCCTGCAAGAAATTGCCGAGGAAGCTAAATTTTCTGGTGGACTGGTTTTACTGCTCGATGAAATCCATCGTCTTGATAAAACCAAACAAGATTTTCTACTACCATTGCTTGAAAACGGCAATATCATCATGATTGGAGCGACAACTGAAAATCCATTTTTCTCAGTGACACCTGCCATTCGCTCACGCGTGCAAATCTTCGAGTTAGAACCCTTATCAACCGACGATATCAAGCAAGCCCTCCAAACTGCATTATCAGATAAAGAGCGCGGCTTTGAATTTGGTGTCGATATTGATGCGGATGCTCTTGATTTCATCGCAACAGCTACCAACGGTGATTTGCGCTCTGCCTTTAACTCGCTAGATTTAGCAGTCATGTCAACCAAGGCTGATGACAAAGGTATTCGCCACATTAACCTTGATACCGTTGAAAATAGCTTGCAGCGAAGCTACATTACCATGGATAAAAACGGCGATGGACACTACGATGTGCTCTCAGCCCTTCAAAAATCCATCCGTGGTTCTGACGTCAATGCTAGCCTGCATTACGCTGCTCGTCTGATTGAAGCTGGGGATCTGCCAAGCCTTGCTAGAAGACTGACTGTTATCGCGTATGAAGACATTGGTCTTGCCAATCCAGATGCCCAGATTCATACCGTTACAGCACTTGATGCTGCTCAAAAAATCGGTTTTCCTGAAGCACGCATCTTGATTGCTAACGTCGTAATTGATCTAGCCTTGTCACCAAAATCAAATTCAGCCTACACAGCTATTGACGAAGCTATCACTGATTTGCACAAAAACGGCTCACTACCAATCCCACGCCATTTACGTGATGGTCACTATGCTGGTAGCAAAGAACTTGGTAACGCCCAAGATTACAAATACCCTCACAACTATCCTGAAAAATGGGTTAAACAGCAGTATTTACCAGATAAGTTAGTCGAAAAAAATTATTTTGATGCTAACCAAACCGGAAAATACGAACGCGCCCTCGGTGCTAACAAAGAGCGAATTGATGAACTGTCTAAATAA
- a CDS encoding 16S rRNA (uracil(1498)-N(3))-methyltransferase — MQQYFVAGQAQDVVTITDKDTVKHMFNVMRLIEDEEVVLVFDDHIKRLAKVVDSAEHRFEIIKELDSNVEMPVEVTIAAGFPKGDKLEFLAQKGTELGMANLWAFPSDWSVVKWDGKKLAKKADKLAKIALGAAEQSKRNVIPGVTLFDKKAAFLAELDQFDKIFIAYEESAKEGETAILARELSQVKAGEKILFIFGPEGGISPDEIVAFEEKGGLKIGLGPRIMRAETAPLYALSSVSYALELLK, encoded by the coding sequence ATGCAACAATATTTTGTAGCAGGACAAGCTCAAGACGTCGTTACAATCACAGATAAAGACACGGTAAAACATATGTTTAACGTTATGCGTCTGATAGAAGATGAGGAAGTTGTCCTTGTTTTTGATGACCACATCAAACGCTTGGCAAAGGTTGTCGATAGTGCTGAGCACCGTTTTGAAATTATCAAAGAGCTTGATAGCAATGTTGAGATGCCAGTTGAAGTGACGATTGCTGCGGGATTTCCTAAAGGTGATAAACTAGAATTTCTTGCGCAAAAAGGAACAGAACTTGGTATGGCAAATCTCTGGGCATTTCCATCTGATTGGTCTGTGGTCAAATGGGATGGTAAAAAACTAGCCAAAAAAGCAGATAAATTGGCAAAAATTGCTCTTGGTGCTGCTGAGCAAAGCAAACGTAATGTCATTCCAGGTGTGACTCTTTTTGATAAAAAAGCAGCTTTTCTTGCTGAACTTGACCAGTTTGATAAGATTTTCATTGCTTATGAAGAGTCAGCAAAAGAAGGTGAAACGGCTATTTTAGCGCGTGAATTGAGCCAAGTCAAAGCAGGAGAGAAAATTCTCTTTATCTTTGGCCCAGAAGGCGGAATTTCACCAGATGAAATTGTGGCATTTGAGGAAAAAGGTGGCTTAAAAATCGGTTTAGGGCCACGTATCATGCGTGCCGAAACGGCACCACTTTATGCTTTATCAAGCGTCAGCTATGCTTTGGAATTATTAAAATAA
- a CDS encoding DUF3013 family protein, giving the protein MAKFGFLSVLEEEMDKHFTFDYAIDWNKKNHAVEVTFILEAQNQSAVETVDDQGEVSSEDIVFEDYVLFYNQAKSKVDHDDYLVTVPFDAKKGFSREFLAYFAETLNDVATKGLDDLMDFLADENATDFALEWDAESFEKGKAELKETEFFAYPRY; this is encoded by the coding sequence ATGGCTAAATTTGGCTTTTTATCAGTATTAGAAGAAGAAATGGATAAGCACTTCACGTTTGATTATGCCATTGATTGGAATAAGAAAAATCATGCGGTGGAAGTGACTTTTATTTTGGAAGCGCAGAATCAATCTGCGGTTGAAACTGTGGATGACCAAGGTGAGGTTAGCAGCGAGGATATTGTTTTTGAAGATTACGTACTATTTTACAACCAAGCAAAATCTAAAGTTGACCATGATGACTACTTGGTGACTGTTCCTTTTGATGCTAAAAAAGGATTCTCACGCGAATTTTTAGCGTATTTTGCAGAAACATTAAACGATGTTGCAACTAAAGGTCTTGATGATTTGATGGACTTTTTAGCAGATGAAAATGCAACTGACTTTGCTCTTGAATGGGATGCTGAAAGCTTTGAAAAAGGCAAAGCAGAGTTAAAAGAAACAGAATTCTTTGCATATCCGAGATATTAA
- a CDS encoding GNAT family N-acetyltransferase, with amino-acid sequence MQIRPMELEDIEQVVILENQTWDTFNTPAPLPIANKDKIIKDFENGTHYLVAEENQDILGVLDYHTYYPFPSGHHVVTFGIAVSEKTRGQGIGRKLIQTFFDMTKADGYQKVLIHVLSSNEKACTFYEKLGFKQEAILKNQFYLNHNYVDDLIYSYYLEDIHAK; translated from the coding sequence ATGCAAATACGACCAATGGAGCTAGAAGATATTGAACAAGTGGTTATACTAGAAAACCAAACATGGGATACATTTAACACGCCAGCTCCGCTACCTATTGCAAATAAGGATAAAATCATCAAAGATTTTGAAAATGGAACACATTATCTTGTCGCTGAAGAAAATCAGGACATTTTAGGTGTTCTTGATTACCATACTTATTATCCTTTCCCTAGCGGTCATCACGTGGTAACTTTTGGCATTGCCGTTTCTGAAAAAACGCGCGGTCAAGGTATCGGACGCAAACTTATCCAAACTTTCTTCGATATGACAAAAGCTGACGGCTACCAAAAAGTTCTCATTCATGTGCTATCATCAAATGAAAAAGCCTGCACATTCTACGAAAAATTAGGCTTTAAACAAGAGGCTATTTTGAAAAATCAATTTTACCTAAACCATAATTACGTTGATGACCTCATTTACAGTTATTATCTGGAGGATATTCATGCCAAATAA
- the prmA gene encoding 50S ribosomal protein L11 methyltransferase, with protein MDKWQELTVEVLRNAEEAASNILIELGSQGVAIDDSADYLGYVGKYGEVFPEIKQVETVKITAYYPENIDIEAVEREAAKRLAELSDFGVDTGEVHYETQELAEQDWAENWKKYYEPTRISHDLTIVPSWTDYEAGEGEKTIRLDPGMAFGTGTHPTTKMSLFALEQVLRGGETVIDVGTGSGVLSIASSLLGAKDIYAYDLDEVAVRVAQENIDLNANTENIHVATGNLLQGVDIKADVIVANILADILVNMTEDAYRLVKDEGYLIMSGIISDKWEMVRKSAEDAGFFLETHMVQGEWNTCVFKKTDDISGVIGG; from the coding sequence ATGGACAAGTGGCAAGAGTTGACTGTTGAGGTCTTGCGTAATGCAGAAGAGGCTGCGTCAAATATTTTGATTGAATTGGGTAGTCAAGGGGTTGCTATCGATGATAGTGCTGATTATCTTGGATATGTTGGGAAATACGGTGAAGTTTTCCCAGAAATCAAACAAGTAGAAACTGTTAAAATTACAGCTTATTACCCAGAAAATATCGATATTGAAGCTGTTGAAAGGGAGGCAGCTAAGCGTTTGGCTGAATTAAGTGATTTTGGTGTTGATACTGGTGAGGTTCACTATGAGACACAAGAATTGGCTGAGCAAGATTGGGCTGAAAATTGGAAGAAATATTATGAACCAACACGCATTAGCCATGATTTGACAATTGTTCCAAGTTGGACAGATTATGAAGCTGGTGAAGGTGAAAAGACTATTCGTCTAGACCCAGGTATGGCTTTTGGTACAGGAACTCACCCAACGACAAAAATGAGTCTTTTTGCGCTTGAACAAGTACTTCGTGGTGGTGAAACTGTAATTGATGTGGGTACTGGTTCAGGTGTGCTTTCGATTGCAAGTTCACTTCTTGGGGCAAAAGATATCTATGCTTATGACCTTGATGAAGTAGCCGTGCGTGTGGCACAAGAAAATATTGACCTTAACGCCAATACTGAAAACATCCATGTGGCTACAGGTAATCTTTTGCAAGGTGTGGATATCAAAGCTGATGTTATCGTGGCAAATATTCTCGCTGATATTTTGGTCAATATGACAGAAGATGCTTATCGTCTTGTGAAAGACGAAGGTTACCTTATCATGTCAGGTATCATTTCTGACAAATGGGAAATGGTTCGTAAATCAGCTGAAGATGCAGGGTTCTTCCTTGAAACGCATATGGTTCAAGGCGAATGGAATACTTGTGTTTTCAAAAAGACTGATGATATTTCAGGTGTAATTGGAGGATAA